The Caulobacter sp. FWC2 region CCGCACCGCGCCGTTCAGCACCAGCGACTGGCTGAGCAATAGCTTGGTCGCGGCGACATAGACGTCGACGCCCTTATCGTCCTTGGCGCCGACCGCGCGGACGATGGCGTCCTGACTATTGTCCTTGTACTGCGCCCCGACACTGACCTGCGGGACCCAGCTGTCCTGGGCGTAGACCGCGTCGCCCAGGATGCGGACCTTGGCGCCCAGCACCGTCTGCTTGAAGGTGAAGCCCTTGCCGAGCCCCAGCTTGGCGCCGGTCGCGCCGGTGTCGAATTCCTGGCGCGTGGCCGACAGTTCGAGGCGGTCATGCCAGCCGACCGCGCCGCCGAAGGCGCGCAGCTTGTAATCCTTGACGTCGACATAGGTCCCGTGGACCTCGCCGCCGACGCCGCGATTGGTCTCGGCGCCCGCGATCACGGCCCAGGTCGCCAAGCCGCCGCCCGCGCCGCCTTCCAGCGCGCTGACCCCGTGGGTGAGCAGCAGCTTGCCGCCAGTTTCGATCTCGCCCGCCGTTGCGGTCGACGCCAGACAGCAAGCCAGCGCGGCGCCGGCCGGCCCTCCAAGTCGCTTCATAACTCCT contains the following coding sequences:
- a CDS encoding DUF3034 family protein — protein: MKRLGGPAGAALACCLASTATAGEIETGGKLLLTHGVSALEGGAGGGLATWAVIAGAETNRGVGGEVHGTYVDVKDYKLRAFGGAVGWHDRLELSATRQEFDTGATGAKLGLGKGFTFKQTVLGAKVRILGDAVYAQDSWVPQVSVGAQYKDNSQDAIVRAVGAKDDKGVDVYVAATKLLLSQSLVLNGAVRMTKANQTGLLGFGGVNGGYKPQFEGSAGYLLSKRLVIGAEYRTKPSNLAFAKEDDWVDLFAAYAVNKHLSVTAAYVDLGDIATFKNQRGFYLSLQAGF